The Ziziphus jujuba cultivar Dongzao chromosome 5, ASM3175591v1 genome segment TTGTTTTCAGAACAAGAGTTAAGAATGAGCTCGGTGATAATCAAATGCACGGATAGTATACTCTTTCTAGCTTGTTTTGCAGCTAAAGGGATGACTGAAGCTCTTCTACTGCTCCAACGGGCGATTAGATTGCATGAAAGCGTCCAACCGGCAAAGATCAAACAGGGTATTCGTTGGACTGGGAAGCTTTGGCAATACAtccatctattttttttattggttttttattttatttttattatttaaaagatttttcgtAAGCAGAAGAATACCATCAAAGGTGAGAGTTCAATCACCCAGATAGAGTCTACAAAAACAGCATTGTTAGCTTCTGCGAGCTGAAAGTTTGGAAGATGGatgcaaaatggaaaaattaaacaattaatcATACATTAAAtgaatagaattaaaaaaaattgagatgtTCAATGATGCTATATTTATAACATGAATGGGATGGGACTCTATTATTTTCTGCAAACTGTAAAGTGCAGTGGCAAAAAAGTGATTAGTTAATTAAGGAGGTGGTGTATCCATTGCTCTACAACATCCGGGGAACCATACCATGGTTTTGAAGCATCATCTGAACCAAGCGGGGAGTGGTAAACACCGTCCAAACTGATATTCAGCGCACCATCCAGATGTGCTGATGCTTGAGGCACAACTCCATCACCCCAAACATTTGCCTCTCCACAGACCTGaccaaacaatataaaaatatatagctaTAATCTCGTACTAACCCccttaacaatatatattttcacttcATAGTAATGGACAGTAGGATTTGTTTACCTGCTTATACCCTTGCCCTACAATGCGAGCACGGAGGGTGGTAGTTGACACTGAAGTGGAGGTGCTCGTGTTATTTATGACAGCACCATCTGATTCTGATATTGGTAGTGCCGTACCTTCAATGGGAAGCACATTATCAACGTTTGCATTTGAGCTGCCAAAGAAGGGTGCACCTTGGATATACCTGCAGTTTGGCATATCCCTTATAGATCCTAAACGTCTGTCATTTACAATTTAGTTTCTAAATTCAACAATGATCAcagaaaaatgttttttttacaGTACAAGGGATCACCACTTTTTATGGGTTTTCACTTTCACACGCCAATATTCAAGTCTCTTATTTTGGTCTTGCGAAAAAGGGCACCAGCACGCATTATTACCACAGCATTTACTAATTTGCAAAATCGTGACtacataagaaaatatattaatcaaccaGTGTTTTGCTCCAGGTTCGAAAATTAGATATGAACTAGCCTTAAATTGTAAGAAATCACATCTACTATAGATCAAAAGCTCTACAATACATGTTACCAAGTGTTCAAATAAAAGCTGAGGTCCTTTGTCaacaattttatgaatttttaactCCTGCTCCAAGAAGAGATTACGTAGCAGGCAAGTTCAAACTCCTTTTGGAACTTGGAAGATAAAGAAGGATCTTTCCGTTCAAGATTTGTCCATTGAAATTAATAAGCAACTCTTAATTATTGTCTCACTTTTATAAACCTGATTTTGGATAAATCCTGAATGTTATGCCATAAATACGTAACAGAAACAAAATGGAAGGTGAGTTTTCAGTTCACACATATATGTACATGATATCTCAAAAGCATGAATGTTCTTGGAAATGTAGATCAAATAgccatgaaaaagaaaacatacatGTTCTAAAGAGCAAGAAGGATCCAATTAATATTGTGTTTTTACCTCCCAGCAATACATACATATTTCAGTTGAGAAGTATAAACAGCTTTTGAGCAATGCTTTTCAACATAATTGAGCAGACCTCTTGTTTGATCAATGACCCCTGGTAAACCTTTTGGAGGTGGCCTGAAGAAAAATACAGGTGGTGATTATTTTCATGGGGAAGGTGAAGTATATCTTAATCATTGCTAACActtaacagaaaaaaagaacatgtagtacaaatatattttatgaccTACAGGTGGGGGGTTCCAAGGGTCAATAATAAGGAAATATGGGAAATCCCAAAATCTTCCATGTAGATGCGTGCAAGCCATCCCCCAGCTGAGTGTCCAATAAGAGACAAAGTACAACCTGGAATATACGACGTTTTCCAGGGCTTTAGAATCCATTCTATCATATACATATGTAAAAGTATACAATTTCAATATTGGCAGGCTTTCTTTTCAACTAAAAGGATAAAATTAGTTACAGGTGGGAGTTATACAGAGATAACATTATGagaagcaaataattttttattttttatttttggtaattcatACTGCATTAACAAAAGCACAAAATGAAAGAAGCAAAGAATTGAAattgaagataaaattaaagatacagataattaattaattacaaattaaccTAACCTTGGCTAAGCTCCTTTGCCTCTTGAACGGCCTCGTCAACCCTTTTCAAATACCTGCGAGTGGGAGTGCCAGCAAATgctaataagtaaataatatttgttgttgtaaCTTGTGCGTCataaaaagagaaatagaaGGAAGGAttaggattatatatatatatatatatatatatgtatataaatatataaatgataaacatatataatctcCAACCAATCGAGTACAGGGCGGGGACGGAGAGTTCCCCGCCAGTAATTGGGGTCAACCAAACCGGCAGCATTCCGCAGCCAATCAAACCTGGACACCTTAGCGACTACCGTCTCCACTCCGTAGTTTCGCAAAGTAAGCTCCAACTTTTGATAATCACTCGAATTGTTTCCCAAGCCCTGAATTCAAACCCAAAGTATTTTCAACTTCTGTTTcggttattttattattgatggtAGGTAAACTAGACTAGACTAGTAAAAAATGTATACTTCCAACAGTAATAATAGCATGATAATGCTTGTTAATGTTATATATACTGCACATAGCAACAAAGAACATAGCACATAGCATAGCAGTATTAGTgtgaataataaatgataaagaaATGGGAAAGCAATCTTTAATTAACTGGAAGAATAACGGCAGGGCGGTACTTGAAGacggaagaagaagaaggtgaagataAAGAAGCAGATGCGTGGTCTAGTGAGAGTAGCGGCGAGGAAGAAGATAGTTTAAATGCTGACAAAACGGAAGCCATTAAGCCAACAGAGTAGTCTGATAGCTAATAGATTGGAGCTGTTGTTTGTTGGCCTTGTATTGAAGCCTATACTGCCACAAAATCAAACAAACGCAGCCACACACACGCTCACTTCAAAACTACTGCTTCGTAAcgctaaacaaaaataattaatggcTAGCTCTTTGTCAAAAAGACCAAAAGGCCCCTGATATAAATTTGCCAAACTCCACTCATTTGAGACTTtcgagcagagagagagagagagagagggagagaccaGTGGTTAGCGAAAACACAAAACAATGGCTGTTTCTCCTTGTATACTTCAAAGGCTTAGGCCAAATCTACCACCACTGCTTCTTCCACCTTACCACTACTCCCGCTCCCACACAACACTCACTGCTTCTGCTTCACAAAAACACCGCCCCATCAGCCCTGACCTTGTTGCCCTGGAATATGCCGACCTTAATCTCTCCCACAGAGTTTCTCCGGTACATttattctttttcccttttctgaAATATTTCATCTCTTTCCTCACTTCTTTtccatatgtatacatatattttcttacATACCTTATAAGAATAACTAATTTCCTGTCAAAGAGaagggttaaaaaaaagaaaaaaaggaaaaaaaaaaaaaaactcaagctttttgggtttttcaatTTGATTGCAGGAATTGGGTCAGGTTAGGATCAGACAGCATGTCAACCCACTTAGTGCCTCTTTCTCTGTATGTAATTCAGGGGGTGTCTTTCTTTTGCCTTCTCATTTATACGCTGCAGTTTGTCACTTCCACACCCAGCTGTGGAAGTTAATAACTTTATCTCTATTTACATCATcgtgaataataatataactattcGATCTGtttgtctatttatttttaaattttaattgccGTTTAGGCGCCTATCGAAGTTCCTGATTGGAGTCAAGTCTTCAGAGACCCAACATTACCACTAATGGTGGATATTGGAAGTGGTACCAACCTTACTCCTTTCACATAAAGACTATGATATGTTCTTGTTTCTCTTGGGCTACCGCTTTGCTGGTTCTTTATATAATGCCAAAGTTATGATTTTTAGCAACGGAATTTAACAATTACTGCTACCTTATTTCCAGCTTATTCGTTGGCCATGCGTGCACttgaaatatacataatatcatGTGGAAAAACAGTTGAAATCAGAGAAAAATGATGTACAGGTCACATCATTTTGTTAATCTTCATATATTTcctatataaaatacatatttttattgccATACTGCTCATTTGAATCCTTTCGATTTGTCAACGTTAAATTTAGTTGGTTTTAATCATCATCATGAGACTAGAGgataatttatttgtttcaatAATCAAACTAACGGTACAAAATATTCCAGGAAGTGGCAGATTTCTTATATGGCTTGCAAAAAGAAATCttgattcaaaaaattatttgggaCTGGAAATACGACAGAAAGTATGAACCCCTTCGGTTAACTTTTTATAGACTTGAAAGTTTGTCTAACTATAATAATGTATAATTGATTGGCTCTCTTTTTCCTTAATTTAGCATGTagtaattcaaattttttttttcctcaagcAGCTGGTCAAGCGTGCTCAGTTCTGGGTAAAAGAGCTAGCTCTTGATAATGTGTGAGGTCCTTAATGCCCATAATGGGGTGAGAAGTTATGTTAAACAttgcaaaaaattgaaattaatgattAGTGATTTGAACTAAAATGCAGATATTTCTTATTTGCAAATGCTACAAATTCTTTCAAACAACTAGTATCTACATACCCTGGACCCCTGATGCTAGTTTCGATCCTGGTAAGTGCACTTCTCATACTGGAAAGTGAGATATTTTTCATATTGTCCAAAAAGGTTCTCTTTAAATGATTTGCATTCAGTTGTTAACtgaaattccaaaatttaattgaattacTATTTACTCATGCTTATATTTGCAGTGCCCAGATCCTCATTTTAAGAAAAGACACCATAAGAGAAGGGTTGTCCAGAAGCCTTTAGTAGATTCCATCATGAACAGCTTAGTGCCTGGAGGCCAGGTTTATGTTCCTGCTACCTGTTATATGAAGGatcttatggattttttttttccttagcgCTTTGCCTTTGAAAGACCTACCATACAAAATATTACAAATGATGCTTGTTGTGTATACCATTTATATGCAAATAATATGTTGACTGGTAAATAATATACTTCGTGCATCAGGGATAAGGTTCCTCATTTGGTAGATTTCTAGGCAGTTTAATGGCCAGGTTTTCTCTCGTGGTAGAAAGTTATAATGGCTTGTGAGAGTgaatgaatttatatttttctacgGGTAAGAGCCTACTGCATTTAGGAATCGATAACATCTTTCAGATTGCTTtgcacaaggtcctaagaagcCATGCAAAAacaacttctttttcttctttatgttTTTCATGAGGCAGCCTTATTCCTCCAAATTAATTTTGAGGGTAAAATTATATTAGTATCCCTGCTAGCTTAGTTATTTGTTCTAATATACACCATTGGGATTTCAATTAATCagctttttttttccatctagtGAATCCTGTGCGTGtaaatattaaaactttatgATTTGGTCGAACAGGTTTTCATGCAATCTGATGTGTTGGAGGTGGCAGTTGACATGAGAAATCAGTTTGATTCAGAAGCCAATTCTCTCGAGCACATTGATGAGCTTGACTCGACTGTGCTGTGTGACAGTGATGGATGGTTGTTGCGGAACCCAATGGGGATAAGGACAGAGAGAGAAATTCATGCTGAATATGAAGGTGCTAAGATATACAGAAGGATGTACCAAAGACATGTTTAGATGATCTCTTACCGTTTGAATGGGTTCTATCATCTAAATTCACTTTTGTTGAACAAATTAGATGATAGATTGTTTTATAAGTTTACTCGACTTCTGCGAATTAACTACTGCAAAATTCCCTTGAGGGTGGAGTAAGCTAGCACACTGTCATTCACGGTTCATCGCCTCTAGCATTTAGCccacatcattttttattttagcccCAATCCACACCCATAATTTTACACTCTATGCATCCAAAACAATATGAACAGAATCTCAAACTATAAACTCCAATCACAATATaacttttaaatcaaatttcagatttgacATTGCATTACACATAACTAGGCTAATTTTTTCAGGGTAAACTGCTCACTTGGAGCCATCAGAAGCGATTGCAGGCTGTATCTCCTGTGTAGATGCCTTGTGTACTATTCTCCCCAGCTGGATTCCTGTAGTAGAACCATTATTGGATGTTGCTTGACCCGTACCAGACCCAGATCCAGAGGCGTCGCCAGCAGCTGCTTTTAGTCCCTTCTTTTGCTTCACCTTCTGAGCCCAACCAAGAAGGCCGGCTTGCACATGCTCATCGAATATGGCTTTCTTGAAAGAACTTCCCATCTTCATTTCGTCGGAAAAAGAGTTTTAAATAAACAGTTTGACTAAATGAGCAACTCCTTCCCCTCCAAACcccaaaaagtaaaacaaaaagggTAAGATGTAGTGTAATTATTATCTACAATACCTGTGTGACAATGGCATAGAGTGGTAGGGTGCTGTAACTACAGAGAACCTGAATGAACACCCTTGATGTAAAAgaacaaggggaagaaaaaatTAGCACTAGGATGGCAATAAGCTAGGTATAACCATGAATAGCTTTGGAAACCATGTCCAAAAAGAATGATGAGAGAAAGGAAATTCACTTTTACCCAATGATAAGCCTTGGAACAATAAAACGTACATGTCCCATTATGCAGGAGTCAAATGAATATTGAAACTGTGTCAAAAAATACACAAACAGAAAAAGTTTCTATgaaaaaaatcaatcttttatccgctataaaaaaaaagtaggtcAATTGGTACCTTAAAAAGAATCAGCTTACCAATATCCAGAAAAAAAATGCCATCTCAAAAGAATTTTGGAAAAGGATGAAATGAATCAAGAAGAGAACAATTCGTGGATGACCAAACCAGAAGTGTTCATCTGATGGTTGAACTACTAGTTCCCCTTCTATTGCTATATGTTTCTCAGCAACCTCCTGAGCCATTTGGGTAATAACATGCTCCAGCTTAGTGCCCACAGCAAGTAAAAGctgagaaagagaaaaacaataataaatattaaattgaaaaagataaaTGAATGCAACAAAATTCCACATTGCACGAGGCTCTTAAACTCATTAATGGTGACACTTACATAAAGAAACCTATATGCCGCATTTCAAATGAACAGTTGGAAGTTTTCAAGTTTGCAAGTTTGACAAGTaggaaaaattccaattttgaaTAGAATTCTTAAAAATAAGTTTCTTATTTCGTTAATAACTCTTCTTCCACCTAACCATTTGAGTTATAGACCAATATAAAAGCTACTAAGGTTGTGTCTAACAGTGTATAAGACAACAACTGACAGTGGAAGCAGctagagagtgagagagaaacATGAAGAGCTTTGTGTGAATGAGTGTTTCCAGTTGCGAAATTACAACTTTCTGAGGTCAAGTTGcttaaaaatcattatatttttttgatgataGTGGACTTTCTTATCACATTCTCCAATGATAGCTGGTGATCTTGACTAACCATGTAAACTTGCATCTTCATTGCATTTTTTGAGAGCCTTTCACATTAAAATGGTAACAGAACAGGATTTGCGTTATTAAGACCTCACTTGTTTTGTCACAGCATATAGAACTCTTTAAGGGCACGACTAACTACAGCCTATGACAACCAATATGAAGAATGTGCTAGAGCAGCAAGGACTCCTCACGACGCTGTAACAGAAGATGTATACAGGTAATTAAGAAAAGTTAAAAGCAGATATGACAAGTGCACATTTGCTCAACTCTTAAACCTAAGTTAAAGCATAGTTTTCTCCATCACTCCTTTCAGAAGTCCCCTTACAAATCAATCTACTTGCAGAAGCAATTATGAGTTACCAATGGAGGAAATTAAAGATGGTTACTAAGACTACACAAACAAATTTAAGAGTGTAAGACCCAGTTACCGAATGTTGGAGCCACATTTAGAAAAGATCATGGCATAATTTTGTTATCATCATTGTTTATATCATATTTGATTAGTTAATATCGGTTTACTTAAGGATAAGACTGTAACTTTAATACcctatatctataaatatagcGACACCTGTTATATGTTGTATGTTCCTTTTCAGttcattcttttctttctcctaCGACAGTATTAAGTTTTTATGATTTTCCTCAAAGTTTGAGAGAAAGCATTTGCTGTGGACTAGGTCTCAACAGCTCTCTtgaaaaaacctaaaaacatcAATTAGCATGTTACCATATATAAAGGGACTTGTGATGAAGCCCGGATTGCAAGTCAAATTTCAACTGAAAACTATTAAAAGTTTGCACTATCTCGATCTGTTTCAGGTAAAATTGGTAACACTAAAATAGAATCTAACAGAGAATCAGAGATAACTTCCAAGacctccatttccaatttctcTTAGTCTCAGCCTGTCTCTTTGACTCTCTTCTTAAAGATCATAATGTTAACTTAAAATAATAAGTATGATGCTTTGAAAATGATGTATAGTGTCTGCAAGCAACATGAAATGGAAGAAGATACATATCTGAGTCATGAAACTAGAGAGATCAACACAACTCACAATGAAAGGAATGAAAGCTATCCAGAAGTAAGTGTGCCAGCCTGCAATAAGAACACATTATTATTCAAAGTAGAGCAGTGACAGTGATCTTACAAAAGCTAGAAAGACCAGAGTAAagcaagaaaggaagaagaagaagagtaaaTTACACTGCATAATAAAAGAGGAGATAATGCTTAAcacaaataacaataaatattcgCTATTGTACTTTTCTCTATATGATATGACAATTATATATCATCTAGGTATGATGAAGAGGATAGACTTAATAGATCAGCCAATATAGATCCTGCTGTAAATGAAAGTATAATCAGAACAATCCGAGAAGAAAATTAAACTGAGACATCAGTTGCAAGTCATTCACGTACTTAGGATTGTGTCTCAAAATGATATTCTTGGAAGTTTAAAAGCATTGTCAACCTCAAACCTGGCATAATATCTAATAGTTCCTTTTgatatgttttctgtagtagTTTGATAGATTGATCAAGTGGCAAGCTGTAGGTGATCTACATAAATGCTAGGTAGGGTATTCCATTAAATAGTATAAGAAAAATGGTCTTATTTGAACTAGAAAAAGGTAGTAAAACCAGCTAAAGTAAGAAGCAGCATACCATTAATATTAAGCAACAAGAAGATCACCACAAATACCCAAAGATACCAACTGCAGTCAAGGAAACAAATGGTAAAAAATAGAGTTTACAACAACATGGGCCATGAAATTGCAAAACAATCACAAAACCACTAAAATCACAGAAATATTGGCAGATTTTACTTACCTTATACCCACAACTGTCTTAAAATCATCTTCAAGGGCACGTATCATATACTTGTGAAAATTAAACTTGGGATTTCCCTTGCAATGAGTCTAAatagaaataacaaaaaaactgaCAAATATTGCTACAGAATAATGAAGTAATAAACATGGTGATAGTTTATGTACAGACAACAACCTCCCATTAGATAACTTACCATGATGAATCCTAGCCGTAGGGTCACATAATCTGATTTGGTGACAGATGCATAAAATTGCTTGAGAAAAGAATGCTgaaggaaaacaaaagaaaagataagGAATCGTCAGGATTGCAAACAATAAACTTGGAGaaacaattataattatccTGCTCCTTAACAACTTTTGAGTTCAATTCAAATTATTGTTTAAAAGGACCATTGCTCATTTTCCCACTTGTAAAACACAAGAAACAAATTTGCAAATCTGATACTACCTGCATATGTCTTTTAGAAGCCAGCATCGGAGTCTAGTTGTTGCGTTTAAGTGCTTGGTTTCACAATGTATGTTCATGAATTTATCCAAGTTTAAGTATCTAAACGACACATATTAATGAAATATCTAGCTACATTAAGTAAGTGAGGATAATATCAAACTAGTCAGGTACCTTTTGGTTCACGTGTTAACTAATGTATCTTTTCAGACCATGTGGTAAATCTCTATATAAATAGTGTATAATGTAGAGGCAAAAAATCAGAATTTTTccaataaagaagaaaagaagctcTTCCTATGTGTTCTATTCAATGGTCCCCAGGGACTTCTACAATTATATTAGTAGGACGCTAAAAATCTATCCTTAACCttcttgatttttattctaGAGAGAACATCTTGTCACCTGGAATCCAAGCCAAGCCTGAGTAATTTTTACATCAATCAAGTAATGTCATCAATGATTTACACCCTTTAGCTTATGAGAATTTAGGTCTGCTAGAGGtaagaaatagaaaaacaaaggaTGGAATGGAAGAAGTCAACACATTATTTCTTAATGCAGACAAACATAATTTCAGagcaataaaagaaaagaacacaAAAATTCGTCAACAATTTTATCTTCTTTAATATGTACCttttttgttaaagtttttcCTTGCttatttgtaaaaagaaaacttaccAGCCAACCCAGCAGAGCTGAATTTTTACCAATACCGAGAAAATGATCCTTGATAAAAGCATGTTCATGGACATGGGTGACTTTGGATTTAATAACTGCACCAACCAATTCATAGATTAGAAGCAAGGGCAAGCATGAGCTGGATGATAGCTTTGTCTTGAATAACAAAGCAGTTTTCAGCCAGACAGGCAGAAAGCTTATCTAAAATTGAGTTCTCAAacaattttatatgcttataACATTAGTTCTGCCAGTTGCAAACAGTTTCATTTCAAAAGCGTAGATACGTTCAGCACATTATCTCCAATggttaaagccaaaaaaaaattataaaaaaaaaaaaaaagacccacAGCATCTTAATCAGTAAGAATCCTTACCTTGTTCTGTGTCATAATTTTCCTTTGCAATTGAGTCCTCCCAGTGTTTCCATTGACGTATCTAAATTGAGAAAACGGATAATTGAAACATAAATGATCCAAACCAATTGAGACCAGGTTAAAGAAACGTTGCCCACCTTTGCTCCACCAAATAGAATAGTGAGAGCACAGAAGGTGACATGGACAATAGCCAGGATGAAGATAAAGATGTGCAGATGGTGCAGCGCTTCAAGAGATAACAATGGTACCTTGTTCTGAAAGGAAGAAGTCAAATAAAGTTAGAGCATATGGTTTTTAAGAGAATCTTGTTTCTGGGCTTCAAGCTTAGAGGAGCAATATTGCGGCTTACGTAATTTAAAACTTTCAGTCAAGATTCTACAAGCGCAAATTGAATATAAATCAGAGATTAACAAAATtgaaccctctttttttttttttttttttttttttttttttttaaagttataaattttgaacCATTTAAAGTGGATTCCCTTTTTCCCATTAATTTCATCCTTGATTAAGACTTCCAAAATTAAACAGACCACATCGACACGCTACAGTTACAActccattaaaaataaaaacaacaaagcAGTAAGCACTGCTGTTGTTCATTTCTACACAATTAAAAGAGCAATACTCTGATATGGAAATTTCTTGTTTAATTAGATCTGCTCAAAGCTTAGctcaaaatgaaaattgaaagagGGGAGGGGGGGAGAGGGGAGAGAAGAGCGAGAGAGAATTTGAATTTGTAAATTGTAATGGAGTGAGAGATGGAGcattataagtaaaaaaaagtAGCTAGGCACCTTGCGTCCACAATAACCGAGCTGTCCCTCAGAGGAGGATTCTTCAGAGAGGAGGCGGGTGGCAGTGGAGGAGAAGAAGGCCTGGAAATGGGCGGCGGATTTGGGTTCCTCATGAGATTGAGAGGGGAGTTTGCATGGGAGGAGATTTTGGACGACACGCTGAGGGACGCAGATTTTGGAGATGGCGTTCTGGAAAACAGTGAGAAGGAGAGAAATGAAGCCCAACAGCATCAACTCCTCCTTCACTTTCTGCAACGCTTCGTACAGGGGCTTctggttcttcttcttcaagaacACTCCGGCGTAGTGGAGGAGACGCTCCACCGCCAGAGAAATAGCCACGATTACAGTGCAAACTGCTGCCACAATCCATGTCGGGGTGTACTCTAAGGTCGTCCCTTCTTCTTCGCTCCCACCACTCATTTTTGGTCTTtttgtctctgtctctgtctctgtctcttcACTAACTCAACTGTTAACTAGTTGCTTAAAACCAACCACATGACTGGATTGGGCATCTCATTTTATATGGACCATAACAAGTCACATGCCCACTGCTTAGTGCCATCGACTATCAACGTTTGAGCCTGtgattgaaggaaaaaaagatgTCGATTTTACGGTCTGTGATTTATTAGTTTGCGATGCCGATTTTATTACTTTTGCATTCTCATttctcaaaataaaacaaataaataagcaCACGTTTAACACCTATAAGTAACGCCGTGAAACCTAGCTtagctgtttttgtttttgtttttttattattttttcttgtaatgaTGTCAACTAaaaccaaattattattattattattattctcctGCTTTTCCAGCTTTtcgttaaaaaaaac includes the following:
- the LOC107429504 gene encoding uncharacterized protein LOC107429504 isoform X2 — its product is MAVSPCILQRLRPNLPPLLLPPYHYSRSHTTLTASASQKHRPISPDLVALEYADLNLSHRVSPELGQVRIRQHVNPLSASFSAPIEVPDWSQVFRDPTLPLMVDIGSGSGRFLIWLAKRNLDSKNYLGLEIRQKLVKRAQFWVKELALDNVYFLFANATNSFKQLVSTYPGPLMLVSILCPDPHFKKRHHKRRVVQKPLVDSIMNSLVPGGQVFMQSDVLEVAVDMRNQFDSEANSLEHIDELDSTVLCDSDGWLLRNPMGIRTEREIHAEYEG
- the LOC107429114 gene encoding uncharacterized protein LOC107429114 isoform X2; the encoded protein is MASVLSAFKLSSSSPLLSLDHASASLSSPSSSSVFKYRPAVILPGLGNNSSDYQKLELTLRNYGVETVVAKVSRYLKRVDEAVQEAKELSQGCTLSLIGHSAGGWLARIYMEDFGISHISLLLTLGTPHLPPPKGLPGVIDQTRGLLNYVEKHCSKAVYTSQLKYVCIAGRYIQGAPFFGSSNANVDNVLPIEGTALPISESDGAVINNTSTSTSVSTTTLRARIVGQGYKQVCGEANVWGDGVVPQASAHLDGALNISLDGVYHSPLGSDDASKPWYGSPDVVEQWIHHLLN
- the LOC107429504 gene encoding uncharacterized protein LOC107429504 isoform X1, which translates into the protein MAVSPCILQRLRPNLPPLLLPPYHYSRSHTTLTASASQKHRPISPDLVALEYADLNLSHRVSPELGQVRIRQHVNPLSASFSAPIEVPDWSQVFRDPTLPLMVDIGSGSGRFLIWLAKRNLDSKNYLGLEIRQKLVKRAQFWVKELALDNVYFLFANATNSFKQLVSTYPGPLMLVSILCPDPHFKKRHHKRRVVQKPLVDSIMNSLVPGGQVFMQSDVLEVAVDMRNQFDSEANSLEHIDELDSTVLCDSDGWLLRNPMGIRTEREIHAEYEGAKIYRRMYQRHV
- the LOC107429114 gene encoding uncharacterized protein LOC107429114 isoform X1, whose protein sequence is MASVLSAFKLSSSSPLLSLDHASASLSSPSSSSVFKYRPAVILPGLGNNSSDYQKLELTLRNYGVETVVAKVSRFDWLRNAAGLVDPNYWRGTLRPRPVLDWYLKRVDEAVQEAKELSQGCTLSLIGHSAGGWLARIYMEDFGISHISLLLTLGTPHLPPPKGLPGVIDQTRGLLNYVEKHCSKAVYTSQLKYVCIAGRYIQGAPFFGSSNANVDNVLPIEGTALPISESDGAVINNTSTSTSVSTTTLRARIVGQGYKQVCGEANVWGDGVVPQASAHLDGALNISLDGVYHSPLGSDDASKPWYGSPDVVEQWIHHLLN